The proteins below are encoded in one region of Brassica napus cultivar Da-Ae chromosome A6, Da-Ae, whole genome shotgun sequence:
- the LOC125610053 gene encoding E3 ubiquitin-protein ligase UPL1-like isoform X2: protein MPSQVPPKIKSFINSVTAVPLDQIQEPLSCFHWDFDDKGDFHHWVDLFNHFDTYFEKHIKARKDLHVEQQDSEDESTPPLPKDALLQILRVIRVVLDNCTNIHFFTSYEQHLSLLLASTDTDVVEACLQTLASFFKRQNDIYFIRDASLNSKLFSLAQGWGGKEEGLGLTSCATTENTCDLVSHLLGSTLHFEFYASGESSTELPGGLQVIHLPDVSLRAESDLELLNKLVTDHNVPPSLRFVLLTRLRFARAFSSLSTRLQYTRIRLYAFILLVQASGDTQKVVSFFNGEPEFVNELVTLLSYETTVPEKIRLLCLLSLVALSQDRTRQTTVLTAVTSRGLLSGLMQKAIDSVLCNTSKSSLAFAEALLSLVTVLVSSSSGCSAMQEAGLIPILVPLIKDTDPQHLHLVSTAVHILEAFMDYSNPAAALFRDLGGLDDTIFRLKLEVSRTEDNVNEKVCGSDSNGRASHVLGDSLNRPDTEQLPYSEALISYYRRLLLKALLSAISLGTYSPGNTNLYGSEESLLPECLCIIFRRAKYFGGGVFSLATTVMSDLIHKDPTCFNTLDSSGVTSAFLDAISDEVICSAQAITCIPQSLDALCLNNSGLQAVKDRNALRCFVNIFTSSSYLRALTGDTPSALSSGLDELLRHQSSLRTYGVDMFIEILNSMLIIGSGMEASTSVSADVPTDAATAPMEIDADEKSLAISDEAEPSSAASPANTELFLPDCVCNVARLFEIVLQNAEVCSLFVEKKGIDVVLQLLSLPVMPLSTSFGQNFSVAFKNFSPQHSASLSRTVCSYLRERLKGTNELLGAIKGTQLLKLESAVQMTILRSLFCLEGMLSLSNFLLKGTSSVIAELSAADADVLKELGLTYKQIIWQMALSSETKEDEKKSVDGGPDNSILASSSTVERESEEDSRNASAVRYTNHVSIRRSTSQSIWRGGRDLSVMRSIESMHGRTRQAISRTRGGRTRRHLEAFNFDSEIPPDLPGTSSSHELKKKSTEVLTVEILDKLNCTLRLFFTALVKGGFTSANRRRIDGAPLSSASKKTLGNAIAKVFLEALNFDGNGVTAEHDIFLSVKCRYLGKVVDDMASLTFDTRRRVCFTAMINSFYVHGTFKQLLTTFEATSQLLWTVPFSVTASDTENEKPGERNIWSRKTWLVDTLQIYCRALDYFVNSTFLLSPASTSQTQLLVQQEQASIGLSIELHPVPREPETFVRNLQSQVLDVILPIWNHPMFPDCNPNFVASVTSLVTHIYSGVVDATQNQARGTNQRALPLQPDETIVGMIVEMGFSRSRAEYALRRVGTNSVEIAIEWLFANPEHTVQEDDELAQALALSLGNASKTPKPVDVPLEEADPKEPSVDEVITASVKLFESDDSMAFPLMDLFVTLCSRNKGEDRPKIVSFLIQQLKLVQVDFSKDTGALTMLPHILALVLSEDDNTREIAAQDGIVTVAIDILTNFKLKSESESQILAPKCISALLLILSMMLQARTRISSEFLEGNHGGSLEPSDYPQDSAAALKKVLSSDVAKEESKPDLESVFGKSTGYLTMEEGQKALLIACGLVKQCVPEMIMQAVLQLCARLTKTHALAIQFLENGALSSLFNLPKKCFFPGYDTVASVIVRHLVEDPQTLQIAMESEIRQTLSGKRHVGRVLPQTFLTTMAPVISRDPVVFMKAVASTCQLESSGGRDFVIPSKEKEKPKVSSSEQGLPLNEPLRISENKLHDGSGKCSKSHRRVPANFIQVIDQLIDIVLSFPRVKRQEDDETNLIAMEVDVPATKVKGKSKVGDPEEAEFGSEELARVTFILKLLSDIVIMYLHGTSVILRRDTEISQLRGSNLPDNSPGNGGLIYHIIHRLLPISLKNSVGSEVWKEKLSEKASWFLVVFCSRSSEGRRRIISELSSVLSVLASLGKSSSSKSVLLPDKRVLAFAGLVYSILTKNSSSSNLPGCGCSPDVAKSMIDGGIIKCLTSILHVIDLDHPDAPKLVTLILKSLETLTSAANTAEQLKSAGSNETKGTDSNERHDSRGTSTEAEVDESNRNNSSLQQVTDAAENGQEHPQISSQSEGGRGSSQTQAMPQEMRIEGEETILPEPIQMDFMGEEDDQIEMNFHVENRAGDDGDDAMGDEEDDDEEGFDDIGPELEDDEDADLVADGARSVMSLSGTDAEDPEDTGLGDEYNDDMIDEDEDDIHENRVIEVQWREALDGLDHFQILGRSGGGNEFIDDFEGMNMGDLVTLQRPGFDRRRQADINSFHRSGSQVHGFQHPLFSRPLRTGNTASVSASAGRNDISQFYMFDTPVIPFDQVPSNPFSDRLGGSGAPPPLTDYSVVDMDSSRRGVGNSRWTDIGHPQPSSQSASIAQLIEEHFISNLRASALADSVVERETNSTEVQEQQHPSVGSESVLGDGNDGGQQSEAHEMLNNNDNVDNPPDVTAGIFSQARANLASPVLLQPLPMNSTPNEIDRMEVGEGDGVPIEQADVVAVDLVSTAQGQPDTSSSQNVSGMGTPIPVDDPISNCQPSGDVHMSSDGAEGNQSVEPSLLSRDNNELSSREATQDASNDEQLAEGSLELDGRAPEANSIDPTFLEALPEELRAEVLASQQAQSVQPPTYEPPSVEDIDPEFLAALPPDIQTEVLAQQRVQRMAHQSQGQPTDMDNASIIATLPADLREEVLLTSSEAVLAALPSPLLAEAQMLRDRAMSHYQARSHSNRRNGLGYNRLTGMNRNVGVTIGQRDVSSFADGLKVKEMEGDRLVDVEALKSLIRLLRLAQPLGKGLLHRLLFNLCAHRVTRANLVQLLLDLIRPEMETSPSELAISNQQRLYGCQSNVIYGRSQLLNGLPPLVFRRVLEVLTYLATNHSAVADMLFYFDSSLVSQLSKPKPSVCEGKGKETVTHVTDSRNLEIPLVVFLKLLNRPQLLQSTSHLALVIGLLQEVVYTAASRIEGWSPLSSLSEKSEEKPVGEEASSETRKDAKSEQVDEADKQSVARVKNCADIYNIFLQLPQSDLCNLCLLLGYEGLSDKIYLLAGKVIKKLAAVDVAHRRFFAKELSQLASGLSASTVRELATLSNTEKMSHSTGSMAGASLLRVLQVLSSLTSTIDDGNPGTEKETEQEEQNIMERLNMALEPLWQELSQCISMTEVQLDHTSATTTVSSVNPGDHALGVTAPSPISPGTQRFLPLIEAFFVLCEKIQTPSILHQDQANVTAGEVKESALSLSSKTSVDSQKKIDGSLTFAKFAEKHKRLLNSFVRKNPSLLEKSLSMMLKAPRLIDFDNKKAYFRSRIKHQHDQHISGPLRISVRRAYMLEDSYNQLRMRSLQDLRGRLNVQFQGEEGVDAGGLTREWYQLVSRVIFDKGALLFTTVGNDATFQPNPNSVYQNEHLSYFKFVGRMVAKALFDGQLLDVYFTRSFYKHILGVKVTYHDIEAVDPDYYKNLKWLLENDVSDILDLTFSMDADEEKHILYEKTEVTDYELKPRGRNIRVTEETKHEYVDLVAGHILTNAIRPQINAFLEGFNELIPRELVSIFNDKELELLISGLPEIDFDDLKANTEYTSYTAGSPVIHWFWEVVKAFSKEDMARFLQFVTGTSKVPLEGFKALQGISGPQRLQIHKAYGGPERLPSAHTCFNQLDLPEYPSKEQLEERLLLAIHEASEGFGFA, encoded by the exons ATGCCTTCCCAAGTC CCTCCCAAGATCAAATCGTTCATCAATAGCGTCACTGCTGTTCCCCTCGACCAAATTCAAGAACCCCTTTCCTGTTTTCACTGGGATTTCGACGACAAG GGTGACTTCCATCACTGGGTGGATCTCTTCAATCATTTCGACACATATTTTGAGAAGCACATTAAAGCTAGGAAGGATCTTCATGTTGAGCAACAAGACTCTGAGGACGAATCTACTCCTCCTCTCCCAAAGGATGCTCTTCTTCAGATTCTCCGTGTTATCCGAGTTGTGTTAGATAACTGCACAAACATTCATTTTTTTACTTCTTATGAG CAGCATCTTTCTCTCCTGCTTGCATCTACTGATACAGATGTCGTTGAAGCCTGTCTGCAGACGTTGGCTTCCTTTTTCAAGAGGCAAAATGATATTTACTTCATAAGAGATGCTTCTCTTAATTCAAAACTATTTTCTCTTGCCCAAGGCTGGGGTGGCAAAGAGGAAGGTCTTGGCTTGACATCATGTGCTACTACAGAAAACACTTGTGATCTGGTTTCTCACCTCCTTGGTTCTACTCTTCATTTTGAGTTTTATGCTTCTGGTGAATCATCAACTGAGCTTCCGGGCGGTTTACAAGTTATCCATCTACCTGATGTCAGCTTGCGTGCAGAGTCTGATCTGGAACTTCTCAACAAATTAGTCACTGACCATAACGTTCCTCCCAGTTTAAGGTTCGTGTTGTTGACCAGGTTGAGATTTGCAAGGGCGTTTTCATCTTTGTCGACCCGGCTGCAGTACACACGCATTCGCTTATATGCATTCATTCTTTTGGTTCAAGCTAGTGGCGACACCCAGAAAGTGGTTTCTTTCTTTAATGGAGAACCCGAGTTTGTAAATGAGTTAGTTACACTGCTGAGCTATGAGACTACTGTCCCAGAGAAAATAAGGCTACTGTGCCTGCTTTCCTTGGTTGCATTATCGCAAGATCGAACTCGGCAGACGACTGTGTTAACTGCAGTCACGTCTCGTGGTTTACTATCTGGCCTTATGCAGAAAGCTATTGATTCCGTTCTTTGTAATACTTCCAAGTCGTCTCTGGCTTTTGCGGAAGCCTTGTTATCCCTTGTTACTGTCTTGGTCTCATCATCGTCTGGATGTTCAGCCATGCAAGAAGCTGGTCTTATTCCAATTCTAGTGCCTCTCATCAAAGATACCGATCCCCAGCACTTGCATTTGGTCAGTACCGCTGTGCATATATTAGAAGCCTTCATGGATTACAGCAATCCAGCTGCTGCTTTGTTCAGAGATTTGGGTGGCTTAGATGATACTATCTTTCGGTTGAAACTGGAAGTCTCTCGTACCGAAGACAATGTCAACGAAAAAGTTTGCGGTTCAGACAGTAATGGGAGGGCTTCACATGTCCTTGGTGATTCTCTTAATCGGCCTGATACTGAACAGCTTCCCTATTCTGAGGCATTAATTTCGTATTACAGGAGATTGTTGTTAAAAGCCTTGTTATCTGCAATCTCTCTTGGAACTTATTCTCCTGGTAATACTAACCTCTATGGTTCCGAGGAGAGCTTGCTGCCTGAATGCTTATGCATTATCTTCCGGAGAGCAAAATATTTCGGGGGTGGAGTATTCTCGCTTGCTACCACTGTCATGAGTGATCTCATTCATAAAGATCCAACTTGTTTTAATACTTTAGACTCGTCTGGTGTAACTTCTGCCTTTCTTGATGCTATCTCTGATGAGGTCATCTGCTCTGCGCAAGCCATTACATGCATCCCGCAGTCTCTGGATGCTCTGTGTCTCAACAATAGCGGTCTTCAAGCTGTCAAGGACCGAAATGCACTAAGGTgttttgttaatatatttacttcttCGTCTTATCTGCGAGCTCTTACTGGTGATACACCTAGTGCTTTGTCAAGTGGGCTTGATGAACTCCTAAGACACCAATCTTCGTTGCGCACTTATGGAGTTGATATGTTCATTGAAATCCTGAACTCCATGTTGATTATTGGATCTGGGATGGAGGCCTCCACTTCTGTGTCAGCAGATGTGCCTACTGATGCTGCTACCGCTCCTATGGAAATTGACGCTGATGAGAAGAGCTTGGCCATTTCGGATGAGGCGGAACCATCTTCTGCTGCTTCTCCAGCAAATACAGAGTTGTTTCTTCCAGATTGTGTGTGTAATGTTGCTCGTCTCTTTGAAATAGTTCTTCAGAATGCAGAAGTATGTTCTCTATTTGTTGAGAAGAAAGGAATTGATGTTGTCTTGCAGCTACTCTCTTTACCCGTTATGCCTCTGTCAACCTCCTTTGGTCAAAACTTTTCTGTCGCTTTTAAGAACTTCTCCCCTCAGCATTCGGCTAGTCTATCTCGTACAGTGTGCTCCTACTTACGAGAACGTCTGAAGGGAACAAATGAGCTTTTGGGTGCCATTAAAGGCACTCAGCTTCTTAAACTAGAGTCTGCAGTCCAGATGACGATTTTGAGATCCCTTTTCTGCCTAGAAGGCATGTTGTCCCTCTCAAACTTTCTGTTGAAAGGAACATCTTCAGTTATCGCGGAATTAAGTGCTGCTGATGCTGATGTACTAAAAGAACTTGGTCTAACATACAAGCAAATAATTTGGCAGATGGCTTTGTCTAGTGAGACCAAGGAAGATGAGAAAAAGAGTGTTGATGGAGGACCTGATAATTCAATTTTAGCCTCATCTAGTACTGTTGAAAGAGAGAGTGAAGAGGACTCAAGAAATGCTTCAGCAGTTAGATACACAAACCATGTATCCATTAGAAGAAGTACCTCTCAATCTATTTGGCGTGGTGGTCGTGATCTGTCTGTTATGCGTTCCATCGAGAGTATGCATGGTCGTACACGACAAGCGATTTCCCGAACGAGGGGTGGGAGAACTCGTCGACACCTGGAGGCTTTTAATTTTGATTCTGAAATTCCACCTGATTTACCAGGTACATCATCTTCCCATGAGCTGAAAAAGAAAAGCACTGAAGTCCTGACTGTTGAAATTTTAGACAAGTTGAATTGTACTCTGCGTCTTTTTTTCACTGCCCTTGTGAAAGGAGGATTCACCTCTGCGAATCGTCGCAGAATTGATGGAGCACCACTGAGTTCCGCATCTAAGAAGACGCTTGGTAATGCCATAGCTAAAGTATTTCTTGAAGCTCTTAACTTCGATGGGAATGGTGTTACTGCTGAGCATGATATATTTCTGTCCGTAAAGTGCCGATACCTTGGAAAAGTGGTAGATGACATGGCTTCCCTGACATTTGATACTCGAAGAAGGGTCTGTTTCACAGCTATGATTAATAGTTTTTATGTCCATGGAACATTTAAGCAACTTCTCACCACATTTGAAGCGACAAGCCAGTTGCTTTGGACAGTGCCGTTTTCTGTTACTGCATCTGATACTGAGAATGAGAAGCCAGGTGAAAGGAACATATGGTCTCGCAAGACGTGGCTGGTGGATACTCTGCAAATCTATTGCCGAGCACTGGACTATTTTGTTAACTCTACATTTCTGTTATCTCCAGCCTCCACTTCTCAAACGCAGCTTCTTGTCCAGCAAGAGCAAGCTTCAATTGGTTTGTCGATCGAACTCCATCCTGTACCAAGGGAACCTGAAACTTTCGTGCGAAATCTGCAGTCTCAGGTTCTGGATGTCATACTACCTATATGGAACCACCCTATGTTTCCTGATTGCAATCCTAATTTTGTGGCTTCGGTTACCTCCCTTGTTACGCATATATACTCTGGTGTTGTGGATGCTACGCAAAATCAAGCCCGGGGTACAAACCAAAGAGCCTTGCCTCTACAGCCTGACGAAACCATTGTTGGTATGATTGTTGAAATGGGATTTTCAAGGTCAAGGGCAGAATACGCGTTACGAAGAGTTGGAACAAACAGTGTTGAAATAGCTATTGAGTGGTTGTTTGCCAATCCTGAGCATACTGTGCAGGAAGATGACGAGCTGGCCCAAGCACTTGCACTATCTCTTGGCAATGCATCCAAAACTCCAAAACCTGTAGATGTCCCTCTGGAAGAAGCGGATCCAAAAGAACCATCTGTTGATGAAGTTATTACTGCATCGGTGAAGTTATTTGAAAGTGATGATTCTATGGCTTTCCCATTGATGGATTTGTTTGTAACACTTTGTAGCCGAAACAAAGGGGAAGATCGGCCGAAAATTGTGTCGTTTCTTATACAGCAACTGAAGCTAGTACAAGTTGATTTCTCCAAGGATACTGGTGCTTTGACTATGCTACCACACATTCTAGCATTAGTTCTCTCAGAGGATGACAACACACGAGAAATTGCTGCACAGGATGGAATTGTGACCGTAGCAATTGATATCTTGACGAATTTCAAGCTTAAGAGTGAATCTGAAAGTCAGATTCTGGCTCCAAAATGCATTAGCGCTTTACTTCTTATCTTGAGCATGATGCTGCAGGCTCGGACAAGAATCTCGTCTGAATTTTTGGAAGGAAATCATGGTGGATCTTTGGAGCCGAGTGATTATCCGCAAGACTCAGCAGCAGCGTTAAAGAAAGTGTTATCTTCAGATGTTGCTAAAGAGGAGTCGAAACCGGATTTGGAATCAGTTTTTGGAAAATCTACAGGCTATCTGACCATGGAAGAGGGTCAAAAAGCTCTACTAATCGCATGTGGCCTCGTAAAGCAGTGTGTTCCAGAAATGATCATGCAGGCTGTTCTTCAGTTATGTGCACGTCTAACTAAAACTCATGCTTTAGCTATCCAGTTTCTGGAAAATGGAGCCTTATCCTCACTTTTTAATCTTCCCAAAAAATGTTTCTTCCCTGGGTATGATACTGTTGCATCTGTTATTGTACGTCATCTGGTTGAAGATCCACAGACTCTCCAAATTGCTATGGAATCAGAAATACGACAGACCTTGAGTGGAAAGAGACATGTAGGTAGGGTATTACCTCAGACATTTCTGACAACAATGGCACCTGTAATTTCGAGAGATCCTGTGGTTTTCATGAAAGCCGTGGCTTCTACTTGTCAGCTGGAGTCATCAGGAGGGAGGGACTTTGTGATTCCGTCGAAGGAAAAAGAAAAGCCAAAAGTTTCCAGCAGTGAGCAGGGATTGCCTCTGAATGAACCCCTTCGAATATCCGAAAATAAGCTTCATGATGGGTCAGGGAAATGTTCGAAAAGCCACAGACGAGTCCCTGCTAATTTCATCCAAGTTATCGATCAGCTTATTGATATTGTCTTAAGTTTTCCTAGGGTGAAGAGGCAGGAAGATGATGAAACCAATTTAATTGCAATGGAAGTTGATGTGCCGGCAACTAAAGTGAAGGGTAAGTCAAAAGTTGGTGATCCAGAGGAAGCAGAATTTGGATCTGAAGAATTGGCCAGGgtaacatttattttgaaattgttGAGTGATATTGTTATCATGTACTTGCACGGTACCAGTGTCATACTGAGGCGGGATACAGAAATATCTCAGCTTCGGGGATCCAATCTACCCGATAATTCACCTGGCAATGGAGGGTTAATTTACCATATCATTCACCGATTACTTCCTATATCGCTCAAAAATTCTGTTGGATCTGAAGTTTGGAAAGAGAAGTTGTCTGAAAAAGCTTCCTGGTTTCTGGTCGTTTTTTGCAGCCGTTCCAGTGAGGGACGTAGAAGAATAATCAGTGAGCTTTCGAGTGTTTTATCTGTATTGGCTTCCTTGGGAAAGAGTTCTTCTAGTAAAAGTGTTCTGTTACCTGATAAAAGAGTTCTTGCTTTTGCTGGCCTGGTTTATTCGATATTAACAAAGAATTCATCTTCCAGCAACTTACCTGGTTGTGGTTGCTCACCTGACGTTGCAAAGAGCATGATAGATGGGGGAATTATTAAGTGTCTGACCAGCATTCTTCACGTAATTGACCTCGACCACCCTGATGCTCCAAAGCTTGTCACTCTTATTCTCAAGTCTCTTGAGACACTGACGAGTGCTGCAAATACTGCTGAGCAGCTAAAATCAGCAGGGTCAAACGAGACGAAGGGCACAGATTCTAATGAGAGACATGACAGTCGTGGAACTTCAACTGAGGCTGAAGTTGATGAGTCAAACCGAAACAATAGCAGTCTACAACAAGTAACTGATGCCGCAGAGAATGGACAGGAGCACCCTCAAATTTCCTCTCAAAGCGAAGGTGGAAGGGGTTCGAGTCAAACCCAGGCTATGCCTCAAGAGATGAGGATAGAAGGCGAGGAGACAATACTGCCTGAACCTATTCAGATGGATTTcatgggagaagaagatgaccAAATTGAAATGAATTTTCATGTTGAAAATAGGGCCggagatgatggagatgatgccaTGGGAGAcgaagaggatgatgatgaggaaggaTTTGATGACATCGGACCCGAACTGGAGGATGATGAGGATGCAGATTTAGTGGCAGACGGAGCTCGGAGTGTTATGTCTCTTTCTGGAACTGATGCCGAAGACCCTGAAGATACTGGCCTCGGAGATGAATATAATGATGACATGATTGACGAAGATGAGGATGATATCCACGAGAATCGTGTAATAGAGGTGCAGTGGAGGGAAGCTCTTGATGGGCTGGATCATTTTCAGATTCTTGGGCGATCTGGTGGTGGAAATGAATTTATTGATGACTTTGAAGGAATGAATATGGGCGATCTGGTTACTCTGCAGAGACCCGGCTTTGATCGTAGACGTCAAGCAGACATAAATTCTTTCCATCGATCTGGTTCCCAAGTACATGGCTTTCAGCATCCGCTCTTCTCGAGACCTTTGCGAACTGGCAATACGGCCTCAGTTTCAGCAAGTGCTGGCAGGAATGATATATCACAGTTTTACATGTTTGATACGCCGGTTATACCATTTGATCAAGTACCAAGTAATCCTTTCAGTGATCGCTTAGGAGGTAGTGGGGCACCTCCTCCTTTGACTGATTATTCTGTGGTGGATATGGATTCATCAAGAAGAGGGGTTGGTAATAGTCGGTGGACTGATATAGGTCACCCTCAACCAAGTAGTCAATCTGCGTCGATTGCCCAACTGATAGAAGAACATTTTATTTCCAACCTTCGTGCTTCTGCGCTAGCAGATAGTGTTGTCGAAAGGGAAACTAATAGCACGGAAGTCCAAGAGCAGCAGCATCCATCTGTTGGAAGCGAAAGCGTTTTGGGGGATGGTAACGACGGTGGTCAACAAAGTGAAGCGCATGAAATGTTGAATAATAATGACAATGTTGATAACCCACCTGATGTAACGGCTGGAATTTTCTCCCAAGCTCGAGCAAATCTAGCTTCCCCTGTACTTCTGCAGCCTCTTCCTATGAACAGTACACCAAATGAGATTGACAGAATGGAAGTTGGGGAAGGTGATGGAGTACCTATTGAGCAAGCAGATGTCGTAGCTGTGGATCTTGTCTCCACTGCCCAGGGCCAACCTGATACGTCCAGTAGTCAAAATGTCTCTGGTATGGGGACGCCAATTCCAGTAGATGATCCCATTTCCAATTGTCAACCAAGTGGGGATGTACATATGAGTAGTGATGGTGCAGAGGGAAATCAAAGTGTGGAACCTTCACTATTATCCCGTGATAACAATGAGCTCTCATCCAGGGAAGCTACCCAAGATGCGAGTAATGATGAGCAACTTGCTGAAGGTAGCTTGGAGTTGGACGGTAGGGCACCCGAAGCGAATTCCATCGATCCTACATTTTTAGAGGCGCTCCCTGAAGAATTACGGGCAGAAGTTCTTGCTTCTCAGCAAGCTCAGTCCGTTCAGCCCCCAACTTATGAACCACCTTCGGTAGAAGACATAGATCCTGAATTTTTGGCAGCGCTTCCCCCAGATATCCAAACAGAAGTTCTTGCTCAACAAAGGGTACAAAGGATGGCACATCAGTCACAAGGACAGCCAACTGACATGGATAATGCTTCAATTATTGCTACCCTACCTGCCGATTTACGTGAAGAG GTTCTCTTAACTTCTTCAGAGGCAGTTTTGGCAGCGTTGCCTTCACCTTTACTTGCAGAAGCGCAGATGCTCAGAGACCGAGCAATGAGTCACTATCAGGCTCGTAGCCATAGTAATCGAAGGAATGGTTTGGGTTACAATAGGCTGACGGGGATGAACAGGAACGTCGGAGTCACTATTGGTCAGAGGGATGTTTCATCTTTTGCAGATGGCTTGAAAGTAAAAGAGATGGAAGGAGACCGTCTTGTGGATGTCGAGGCCTTGAAATCACTAATTAGGCTACTACGACTTGCACAG CCGTTGGGGAAAGGCCTTCTGCATAGGCTTCTCTTCAATCTGTGTGCTCACCGTGTTACAAGAGCCAACTTGGTTCAACTTCTGTTGGATTTGATTAGGCCAGAGATGGAAACATCACCGAGCGAGTTGGCAATAAGTAATCAGCAAAGACTCTATGGCTGTCAGTCAAATGTTATTTATGGACGATCCCAGCTGTTGAATG GTCTTCCTCCTCTAGTGTTCCGTCGGGTGCTAGAGGTTCTGACGTATTTGGCTACGAATCATTCGGCTGTTGCTGACATGTTGTTCTACTTTGATTCGTCACTTGTGTCCCAATTGTCAAAGCCAAAACCCTCTGTATGTGAAGGCAAGGGTAAGGAGACTGTTACTCATGTGACAGACTCCCGGAATCTGGAGATACCTCTCGTTGTCTTCCTAAAGCTGCTTAATCGGCCTCAGCTTTTGCAAAGTACATCCCATCTAGCACTG GTCATTGGTTTACTGCAAGAAGTTGTCTACACCGCAGCATCCCGAATTGAGGGTTGGTCTCCGTTATCAAGTTTATCTGAGAAATCAGAAGAGAAACCGGTTGGTGAAGAAGCTTCAAGTGAAACACGAAAAGATGCGAAGTCTGAGCAAGTGGATGAAGCTGATAAGCAATCTGTTGCAAGAGTAAAGAATTGTGCtgatatatataacatattctTGCAGTTGCCACAGTCCGATCTCTGCAATCTTTGCCTACTTCTTGGATATGAAGG GTTATCGGATAAAATTTACCTTTTAGCAGGAAAGGTGATAAAAAAGCTGGCTGCCGTAGATGTGGCTCATCGGAGGTTTTTCGCAAAAGAACTCTCACAGTTGGCAAGCGGGTTGAGTGCCTCAACTGTCCGCGAGCTGGCAACACTGAGCAATACAGAGAAGATGAGTCACAGTACAGGTTCCATGGCAGGTGCTTCACTTCTCCGTGTTCTACAGGTTCTTAGCTCACTAACTTCCACTATTGATGATGGCAATCCTGGAACCGAAAAGGAAACAGAACAGGAGGAACAAAACATTATGGAGAGACTAAACATGGCATTAGAGCCCCTTTGGCAGGAACTTAGCCAGTGTATCAGCATGACTGAGGTGCAGCTGGATCATACTTCAGCCACAACAACCGTGTCCAGTGTAAACCCCGGTGATCATGCCCTAGGGGTCACTGCTCCGTCCCCTATTTCTCCGGGAACTCAGAGGTTCCTACCTCTTATTGAGGCTTTCTTTGTTCTGTGTGAGAAAATTCAAACTCCGTCAATACTACATCAGGATCAGGCGAATGTGACAGCTGGAGAAGTAAAGGAGTCTGCTCTTAGTTTATCATCTAAGACCAGTGTAGATTCTCAGAAGAAAATTGATGGCTCCCTTACATTTGCAAAGTTTGCGGAGAAGCATAAGCGACTTTTGAATTCATTTGTTAGGAAAAACCCAAGTTTACTGGAGAAGTCCCTTTCAATGATGCTCAAGGCACCAAGGCTGATTGATTTTGACAACAAGAAAGCTTACTTCAGGTCAAGGATAAAGCACCAGCATGATCAACACATTTCTGGTCCATTGCGTATCAGTGTCCGCCGAGCTTATATGTTGGAAGATTCATACAACCAGTTACGTATGCGCTCCCTACAGGATCTGAGAGGACGTCTGAATGTGCAGTTTCAAGGTGAAGAAGGTGTTGATGCTGGTGGTCTTACAAGAGAATGGTATCAGTTAGTGTCAAGAGTTATATTTGACAAAGGAGCGTTGCTTTTCACTACCGTTGGAAATGATGCCACCTTCCAGCCGAATCCCAACTCTGTTTACCAAAATGAGCATCTGTCATACTTCAAATTTGTTGGTCGCATG GTGGCAAAGGCGTTGTTTGATGGGCAGCTTTTGGATGTTTATTTTACGCGCTCCTTCTATAAACACATACTTGGTGTGAAGGTAACCTATCATGACATTGAGGCGGTGGATCCTGATTACTACAAGAACTTGAAGTGGCTGTTAGAG AATGATGTGAGCGACATACTCGACCTCACATTTAGTATGGACGCAGATGAGGAAAAACACATTCTATACGAAAAGACTGAG GTGACGGACTATGAGCTTAAACCTAGAGGAAGAAACATACGGGTAACAGAGGAAACAAAGCATGAATATGTTGACCTTGTGGCCGGACACATACTTACCAATGCTATTCGGCCTCAAATAAACGCCTTCCTGGAAGGCTTTAATGAGTTAATACCTCGTGAGCTCGTATCCATTTTTAATGATAAAGAGCTCGAGCTCCTAATCAGCGGATTGCCTGAGATTGATT TCGATGATCTTAAAGCCAATACCGAGTATACCAGCTACACGGCTGGATCCCCTGTGATTCATTGGTTCTGGGAGGTCGTTAAAGCTTTTAGCAAGGAAGACATGGCTAGATTTCTTCAATTTGTCACCGGAACATCAAAG GTTCCTTTAGAAGGTTTCAAGGCACTGCAAGGTATTTCTGGACCTCAAAGATTACAAATCCACAAGGCATATGGAGGTCCGGAGCGGCTGCCATCAGCTCATACATG ttTTAACCAACTAGACCTTCCAGAGTATCCATCTAAGGAACAACTTGAGGAACGTCTGCTACTTGCCATTCACGAAGCCAGTGAAGGTTTCGGGTTTGCTTGA